The following coding sequences are from one Thermoplasmata archaeon window:
- a CDS encoding methyltransferase domain-containing protein, producing MTPHSDLRSDPHAFVVRIDVGMDPKRAFDLVTEQLIDSLAARGITFHPGPDGRIFEGTQEIGRVVAWIPADHLRIEWHPAPWEPELQTEIVLRFLPTAGGTTLEWEHRGWGSVFHGSEEEIAGWFAGSVVGTLVQASAPRRLGDWLTDRTARRPEGPHARSIYRDPIYHRPNFRAILSVLGLTAKDRLIEVGCGGGAFLEEALRSGCRAAAIDHSPTMVRLAREINAEVIAEGRLTVRESEADSLPFPSRAYSCAVSTGAFAFFEHPERVLREIHRVLDRDGRFVMFTGSVALCGTTAAPEPVASRIHWYTDSELADLARAAGFQEVEVTHPDLGRWARESGVPTDALAFFEGGEGGQLLTARAGHEEGRTDA from the coding sequence ATGACCCCGCACTCGGACCTCCGCAGCGACCCCCACGCTTTCGTGGTGCGTATCGACGTCGGGATGGACCCGAAGCGCGCGTTCGACCTCGTGACCGAGCAGCTCATCGACTCGCTGGCCGCGCGTGGCATCACGTTCCATCCGGGGCCGGACGGTCGGATCTTCGAGGGAACTCAAGAGATCGGGCGCGTGGTCGCTTGGATCCCCGCCGATCACCTTCGGATCGAGTGGCACCCCGCGCCGTGGGAGCCCGAGCTACAAACGGAGATCGTTCTGCGCTTCCTCCCGACGGCGGGCGGGACGACCCTCGAGTGGGAGCATCGCGGCTGGGGGTCGGTGTTCCATGGCTCGGAGGAGGAGATCGCCGGCTGGTTCGCCGGTTCGGTCGTTGGAACGCTGGTCCAAGCAAGCGCGCCGAGGAGGCTCGGGGACTGGCTCACCGACCGCACCGCGCGTCGACCGGAGGGACCCCACGCCCGCTCGATCTACCGCGACCCGATCTACCATCGCCCCAACTTCCGCGCCATCCTCTCCGTCCTCGGGCTGACGGCGAAGGACCGATTGATCGAGGTCGGCTGCGGTGGAGGCGCGTTCCTCGAGGAGGCCCTGAGGTCGGGATGTCGGGCCGCGGCCATCGACCACAGCCCGACGATGGTCCGCCTCGCACGTGAGATCAACGCGGAAGTCATCGCCGAGGGGCGCCTCACCGTACGGGAGTCCGAAGCCGACAGCCTGCCTTTTCCTTCCCGCGCGTACTCCTGCGCGGTGTCGACCGGCGCCTTCGCCTTCTTTGAGCATCCCGAGCGGGTCCTGCGCGAGATCCACCGCGTCCTGGATCGGGACGGGCGCTTCGTGATGTTCACGGGTTCTGTCGCGCTTTGCGGCACGACCGCCGCACCGGAGCCGGTAGCTTCTCGGATTCACTGGTACACGGATTCAGAGCTGGCGGACCTCGCCCGAGCCGCGGGATTCCAGGAGGTCGAGGTCACCCATCCCGACCTGGGGCGATGGGCCCGCGAGTCCGGCGTACCCACCGACGCACTCGCGTTCT
- a CDS encoding C2H2-type zinc finger protein, with the protein MPYVEYDEIEAICSECGRVFRSEEALVAHKEESHSGLEALGSRPASKRPRPPSSD; encoded by the coding sequence ATGCCGTACGTCGAGTACGACGAGATCGAAGCGATCTGTTCGGAGTGCGGACGGGTCTTCCGGTCGGAAGAGGCCCTCGTCGCGCACAAGGAAGAGAGCCACTCCGGGCTCGAGGCGCTCGGGTCACGTCCCGCGTCCAAACGGCCCCGGCCCCCGTCCTCCGACTGA
- a CDS encoding deoxyhypusine synthase: protein MPREVEDIRIDDAPSLDVLVRRLDAAGGFSAKAVAEGVDVLTRMLRDPQMTLFLSFPADIVATGVRGVLATLVREGYVDAVVTTCGTLDHDLARSFRPYYHGAWNLDDADLHRRHLYRLGNLVIPESHYGAIIEEKMQKILAALWRRDVRSLTTRDLAWAIGEAIPKRAGASSILRAAFDHRVPIFVPGITDGAVGSQLWLFWQDHKEFSIDLLRDEQHLSDIVYEAKRSGAILLGGGISKHHTIWWNQFRDGLDAVLQVTSAVEWDGSLSGARTREAISWGKVKPGARHTSVDGDVTVLFPLMVGAALERLRR from the coding sequence GATGACGCTCCCTCCCTGGACGTCCTCGTCCGTCGGCTGGACGCCGCCGGAGGGTTCAGCGCGAAGGCCGTGGCCGAGGGCGTCGACGTACTGACCCGGATGCTCCGCGACCCCCAGATGACCTTGTTCCTGTCCTTCCCCGCCGACATCGTGGCCACGGGCGTCCGAGGGGTCCTCGCGACGCTCGTCCGAGAAGGGTACGTCGATGCGGTGGTCACGACGTGCGGTACGCTCGATCACGACCTGGCCCGGTCGTTCCGCCCGTACTACCACGGCGCCTGGAACCTCGACGACGCCGACCTGCACCGGCGCCACCTCTACCGCCTCGGGAACCTCGTCATCCCCGAGTCGCACTACGGCGCGATCATCGAGGAGAAGATGCAGAAGATCCTCGCTGCGCTCTGGCGCCGAGACGTCCGGTCGCTGACCACCCGCGATCTCGCCTGGGCGATCGGCGAAGCGATCCCGAAGCGTGCGGGCGCGTCGAGCATCTTGAGAGCCGCCTTCGACCACCGGGTCCCGATCTTCGTACCGGGGATCACCGACGGGGCGGTCGGCTCCCAGCTCTGGCTCTTCTGGCAGGACCACAAGGAGTTCAGCATCGACCTCCTGCGCGACGAACAGCACCTCTCCGACATCGTGTACGAGGCGAAGCGCTCCGGCGCGATCCTCCTCGGAGGCGGCATCTCCAAGCACCACACGATCTGGTGGAACCAGTTCCGGGACGGACTCGACGCGGTGCTGCAGGTCACGAGCGCGGTCGAGTGGGATGGGAGCCTCTCCGGCGCGCGGACGCGCGAAGCGATCTCATGGGGCAAGGTCAAGCCGGGCGCGCGGCACACCAGCGTCGACGGCGACGTGACGGTGCTGTTCCCGCTGATGGTCGGAGCCGCCCTCGAGCGCCTCCGGCGATAG